GGAAGAACATGTATAAGCTTTTACTAGCTTAAATATTATCATATCCAAAGGTATCTTGAGATCGTGATGTCCGGCGAGCCATGGATGACCTTACAAGAAATTAACCAACAGGATTAACATCAGCATACAACAAAGCATTTCGTGCAAGGTAACAAGATATGACACTTTCAAAATGCCCCATAATGTGTTACAAGTCCCACACTTTCTTCCGCCAATTCAGGAATAAACTTTTAAGAGAGAGCCATTAACACTGTCCCTTTTCATCACATAACAGCTCTAACTGTTAGATGATTTTCCAAGGACAACATTCAAGTTAAGAAAAATTGAATAGAAATAAATGCAGAGTCAAGCAAATATGATTAATTTAGTCTAATTAAAGGAGTGATACTACATAAGGATTGCATAAGGCAGAAATTTACTTACTCAAAGCCTGAGCTGCAGTAAGCCTTTTCCTGTAATCTTTGTTTAGCAACCTCTTCACAAAATCCACTGCATCAGCAGACAATGACGGCCACGGGGCTTCATCAAAGCTAGGGTCAGCCTTAAGGACCGCTCTAAAGATTCCTGATTCTGTCCGTGCCCAAAAAGGTCTGCTTCCACATAGAAGAATATAAGCAATCACACCTATACTCCACATGTCAGCTTCTGTTCCGTATGATCGATGTAAAACTTCAGGTGCCACATAATATGCACTTCCAACAATATCATTCAGCCTTTCATCTGTCAAAGTCCACCCATCAATCTCTAATCTACTTAATGAACAACTAAAAAGCAAGAAATTCCAAGTATGTGACTTGACCTGGTTTCACATAATCTGAAAGGCCGAAGTCAATAGCTTTAAGAGGAGAATGTTCCTCCTTCGaagtaaaaagaaaattctgAAGCACAAAAGGCAGCAATCAGTGCACCAGGAGGAGAAACTCTTTATGACTGTGAAATGAACTTTTACATAAACAAGCAGAGCAATTTGGTAAAGACAGTTTTGAACCCAAAGTATGCTAGCTGACGATGCCAAGAAACAACAGAAAACTTGGTAAGTTACTTGAAGTGTATTTTATATCATATTCTAACATTGTGTATTTTTACTGATGTATAAGTCACAACTAACATATGAATAGCATAAAATGAACACCAGACATTTGTGCGTAAGATTGATACTGAACCAAGAACTTGAAAATGAAACCCATTTGTCGTGTCCAAGTTAAATCAGTAggaacaaaacacaaaaaagctGGAATGTAAGCGCATAAAAAATTTCAATGTGACGATTTAAAAAACAGAGTAGAGTACATTCAAATCCTTGGTTCTTTGACACATAAACAAGAAACTTCAGAATAGCAACTTTTATGGAGGTTTATATTCTAGCCTTAATCGGACAGATATAAGGCATATCTATCCAAGGGACCTACCAACTTTAAACCAAGTTCTGTTTCATACTCTACAACTGGATAAGAAAAAGGATTTACATGCATAAGCCAGACCGTATTTCAATTTGCATGTCCTTTATTTATAGATTCTTGACTAAAATTTAAAGTCAAACAGACATCTTGATCACAGGAGTTTCAAAGAGGGAATTTTCTTCAGGATACCGTTTTCAAAAACCTTAACTTTACAACTAACAAGAAAAAGATAATGATTCAAAATCTTAATTACCTCAGGTTTCAAGTCACGGTGAACAACACCTTGGAGATGACAGTAGGCAACCACACTTAAAATCTGGACCATGACAGCTTTAGCATCCTCTTCTGAGTATTTGCCACCCCTTCAGTTAAATTTGGAAAATTAGTGAATAAGGATCTTAGAGGTAAGGACAATAACTGGATAAAGGATCTGACAGTTTTATGTACCTTGAAAGTATTCTATCCAACAACTCTCCCCCTTTACATAATCTGAAAATGCACAAAGAACAAGCAAAAAGAAGGTTCTAACATTAGAAGGTAAATGAAATCTTGAAAAGTTGAAATTGATGTCTCATGAAATAAAATCCATGAAAAGACCATCTCAGAAAAGACATCTACTTTAGAAGATGAAATCAGGATTAAGAAATTAAAACTCCagcaaaaatgagagaaaaaatTGCACTGACATCATGCCATTCAAACCATAGTTATCTCAATGATTGCCCTATGTAAAATGATTATCTGTCCCTTATTCAAACACATTGAGAAGTTCATCTCATTTAaggagaaaattttaaaatgacaGCAACTTGTAGAATACCTAATGTCAGCAATTATCATGTTTGGAAAGATGAAAACAAAAAAGTACGGCAATAGAAAAGAACAAACAGAAAAGAAATGGACCAAAGACAAGAATAGATACAGATTGACTAAATCAGGTAAAAGAGAGTTTATTTATTATAAATCTCATGTACCATCATTATGGCAGAGCTATCACTGGTAACTGAGCCACAAACACTTAAGAGGGGACAAAACAAGGAAAACCATAAAATCTGTCCAATGTTGTATGAATCTTACAAACTTTTGTCAAGACAATTATGACAAGTTATAAAGACGATGAATAAGCATAATATCATAGTTGGGTCCTCATTGACCAAACTTACTCCATCACGACATAAACATTGTCTTCATCCTCGTAGGACTCATAGAACTGCACCAAGTTCTTATGCCCGGTTAAAGCACGTAGTATTTTAACTTCTCGTCTCACATCTTCAATTGCAATTGCCGTAGTCATCTGCATGGCATTTAACTCATGGTAAAACAGAAACACATGGGAGTACGACTCAAACAGCAACTCATTCAGTTAACAACAAAAATCCTATGCAAGAAACAGCATCACATCCATTTGAAAGAAAAACCTTACATGGCAGAAGCCCAAATGTTATTCGAAGTAGGCAATTGATCATGAAAAAGCATATGAATCATAAATTTTAGCACGCATCAACTAGTTAAGAACGAAGTAACAATTTCTAGCTACATCTTATTGCTGTCCAGACAAtcccaaaactcagacaaacaCAGAACAAATAAACACCCAAGCAGCTGCAAAAGCAAACTAATCTGATAATCCACCATAATTAACAGGctaaaattttgatatacacACATGTTGAGGGGGTCCAAAAAGGCTCATTTAAACGCCACTATACAATATATAATTCAAGAGGACAAAATATCATGCACTTCCTCAACGAGTACAAAGTTTACAAATGAGATGAAACTGCCTAAAACTATGCACAAGTCAGTTCTGTAGACTTCTAATTTTGTGTTACATACTCTCAATTAACGATCTCAAATAGTAAACTGAAAAATTAACTGGAAGAAACTTCTAACAGtagcagccaaaaaaaaaaaaattaaccttAGATTTTGGGATGACTTTGACAGCAACGTCCTGCCCCTTCAAGCTCCCTTTCTTGCCTTTGGCGGAACAGGTATAACCAAAATGTCCACGACCCACCTCTTCACCAAGCTCATAATGGCTTACAAAATTCTTTGCGAATCCAAAACTCTTGTCCAGTCCAATCTCACACTCACTTCCCTCAGGAATGGTAGCCTCATTAGGCTTGACTGAGCCATGCCTCCTTGCAAGCAATGCTCTAATATGCTTAGCCGGTGATGGTGGAGGAAACGGCCTCTTAAATAACCTCAGAGGTGTCGAACTAACACTGGAGTTTGCTGGTGAGTTCTTGAATCCACTTGGCAATGGACTTGGACTGTAAAATGGAAACTTTGGTGTTTTCCCTGTTTGAGTAGTGCTTAATGCAGGCTCATTATCTGAGGGGATTATTGGATTTTCTGATAGATGTCTTGGCGGTTCGATTGGTTTCCCATGACAAAGTCCCATGGAATCAGAAACCCacttttcaaaaacaactcaagAAACAAGGGATTAAATAAAGAAGTTGAAAACTTTTCAACTGGTGAAGAAAATAACAGAGATTACAGCAAATTAGACCATTAGAAGAGAAGGGATAATACAGCAAAGACTGAAAATATCAAGAAGATAGAAATGTTTTTAGTTATTTACTCAAGTAGGGAAAagaatttccaaattttggtCTTTATATTGGAAACAACAAAAAGATAGCAATTCTGGGCTGATCAGCAGAACCCAGAAAGGATCAGGGCTAAATTTAGCAAGGAAGTGAACTTCCTTTAACAATTTACAGAAGGGAAAGAGAAAGGCTCAAGAATGGGAAAGTTTGAAGAAGGAAAGGAATTGAACTTTTATGAAGAAAATGATCAATGCCAGATAGACAAAGGGCAGCAAGCAAGAATCAGAGAAATAAGTAGCAAGTGTTTTTCCAGCTGAAGTTAtgggaagaaagaagaaatagtAAGAGAGGAGTCTGTAATCAGAAGGAAGGAAGGATTAAAATTTTCAAGGAACAAGGTAAATAAATGAATGAGGTACTCagaaaaaagagcaaaaaagtGGGAAAAGATGCTTAGCAGACGCTGCAAGAAAAGAGAAGtgaggaggaaaaagaaaagaaacccaACCTCTTTTCTTGCTCTGCTTTTTCAAGCTTTTCTTTattgttctctctctctctctctctttttttttttttttgttggagtGGGAGGGGGTGAGAGGGGGTTGTGGGGAGTTTTGAAGTGGTCTTTCTTGGTTgttggtttctttttctttttttcctctttttgtgGTTTTGTGGGAAAATGATTTTGTTAGAGGGCCTATTATTAATTGAGAATAATGAGTGTGGGGTTTAGGTTTGGATCCTTCCAGCCTGTCCTTATTGTTGAGAGAGAGGGTGATGTTTATTGTCTATTGAGATTTCATATGCAAGCATTTGCATACAACTAAGCTAACTAAACATTTTCTATGTACAATTTGAGCTTTGACTAGCTTTTTGTGGGCTTTGGAGTTTGGAGTATGAACttgcctttatttttcttttttttggccaagttttttctttttttgggggggaAAAGAACACTTtgaaatgctttttttttttgcctcatttaatttgaaatttatatAGTTCTGCATAACAAATTTGACTTCTTGGAATAACAAACTTTCtaccttttgtttttttctttgtgGAGCTTTATAGTTCACCAATgcaaaaaaatggaaataaaagtAGCTATTGGGATCCATACTAGTCATACTTTTAgattcccttttccttttttatttcaaaatggTCATAGTTTAATCTTATTTACTAACGGCATATTCAGTGCAAATAAAGCCCAATAATCGATGCAATTCAACTATTCATTGGCTAGTTCAACAGTAAAAAATTTGTCTTGATTAATACTACTAATTAGCTATAAGTTTATTTTCTTGGGCTCTTGACATCTCcattgaaaggaaaagaaatgaaacaaacacTAATTATCTTCTTTGAATTTAATAAACCAAAAGGCTGATGTACTTCAACCTAGCTAGAATCAGAACTGATTTGATGCAGTTAATTATCTGAATTGAAGCTGCCTTCAATACATTAGGTGCAGCTACTTCTGTTCAACAATTGTTCATCAATGACTACAGTTTTTCTTTTCAGGGTCAAACATCAAACACAAGAAACTCTTCAAAAGTGTTTCCTGaaatgctagttatagggtttgTTTGGTATGATTCAAGCAGCACATGAAGTGTGAGTTATCATATGTAAGGATATTGACTTCTGTTCTGTAAGCAAATATTTGGAGGCAATCAGCAGATCAAAGGCATTGGCGTGGACTGTCCTCATGATCATTTCTATATTTGAATAACGCCTTCATATGATAGTTTGCAGAGAATCGTGAGAGGTCGCTTACCAATTTGAAGTTGGTGACCTATATATATTCATCTCCCATGTCATGATGGaaatttttcttagtttatttGCAATGATCACATATAGAGTGTGCCATTTGAGTTGTGCTATTGTTTGGATTAATCTGGCGCCAATAGTTACAAAAAAAATGTCATATTACCTATTACATGATCTGTAAGTAGACTATGCATCTTGTAATTACAGTCAACGGATACAATTAGATGACATGTTATACATAGACTTTTGTACAATTACAAGAGTCTTAtggtgtgtgtgtatatatatatttaaagagCCTTATAGTATAAAATTTGGCTAGCATGAAAAATCAAATATCACTCGTCATGGACACACTGACCATTACGAAACCTTATAGCCtctttggattgttatttttgggagtttttgtagaaaaatatattataacgaTTTGATTTATGTAAGGTAAAAAGGTAATTAGAAAATACGTTAacaaaatacataaaaaaatttttgcagaaaaCTACATTCCAAACATTTTATCGATGCTATATTTTTTGGTACTTATCCTTTTATCTTTCAGTACTACTCAACAGCAACAAAATACTTTTCGACACTTAAAAATTTGCCCATTTACAAAATGTGGGTTTTATGTTATATCATAGTTTGCCATAAATCTTAAAGATGATCTATTGGCATAGATTCATACATACATTCACTTCATGAAAACACTTCAATATTTATCAAGCGATTGTATAGACATACATTCACTTCATGAAGACATGCAATGTTTGCACTTCAAACATTAGCTTGAAGCATTAATATCTAGAAGATTGCAATAAAGGTTAATTTGGAGGCAACTAAATTGGTTCTGTTTGAATTGCTTATTTTTTTGagtttctctccttcttttttatccttttttttttcatctcatttttttcttctttatgtCTTCAATCTTATACGACAATGGCACGTAGAATTGTTTATATTGACCAGCTCTGATCGCCAATGCAATCTTCATTGATGTGAAAAACTACGTAACTATAATGTCTCACCATCATGGATTTTCTTCTACACGTATAAACCACAAAACACTTGGTTGTATCAATTATATTCAGGACACATTTTGCCTCCTTTAATCTATTGTTACATAATATCAATATATGAAGTTGAGATAACGCACCTTTTTGCACCCAAAACAGAGAAAGTAATAATGCACCTTTACTTCAACATTTCTCTTTCGCACATGAAAACAACAACTGTACAGCCAAAATTCTATTGCTTACTTTAGCTTGTTGAAACTAACATCAGCACAAATCAAATCTTGCCCTAGCATCACACATTAGAATGTTGAGGAATAAAAATGGA
The Coffea arabica cultivar ET-39 chromosome 6c, Coffea Arabica ET-39 HiFi, whole genome shotgun sequence genome window above contains:
- the LOC113693717 gene encoding CDPK-related kinase 7, with protein sequence MGLCHGKPIEPPRHLSENPIIPSDNEPALSTTQTGKTPKFPFYSPSPLPSGFKNSPANSSVSSTPLRLFKRPFPPPSPAKHIRALLARRHGSVKPNEATIPEGSECEIGLDKSFGFAKNFVSHYELGEEVGRGHFGYTCSAKGKKGSLKGQDVAVKVIPKSKMTTAIAIEDVRREVKILRALTGHKNLVQFYESYEDEDNVYVVMELCKGGELLDRILSRGGKYSEEDAKAVMVQILSVVAYCHLQGVVHRDLKPENFLFTSKEEHSPLKAIDFGLSDYVKPDERLNDIVGSAYYVAPEVLHRSYGTEADMWSIGVIAYILLCGSRPFWARTESGIFRAVLKADPSFDEAPWPSLSADAVDFVKRLLNKDYRKRLTAAQALSHPWLAGHHDLKIPLDMIIFKLVKAYTCSSLLRKAALGALAKTLTIAQLTYLREQFTMLGPNKSGYVSVQNFKSAVTRMSTDAMKDSRVLEYVSLVSCLQYKKMDFEEFCAAAISVHQLEGMESWEQHARRAYELFEKDGNRPIMIEELASELGLSPSVPVHVVLQDWIRHSDGKLSFLGFVRLLHGVSSRTFQKA